The Thermoplasmatales archaeon genome includes a region encoding these proteins:
- a CDS encoding 3-isopropylmalate dehydratase large subunit: MTLSEKILSEKCGEKVEAGEIIEARVDKAMSHDNAALVIKSFKEMAEKPWDVDRIVIILDHRVPANTIKTAENHKQIREFVKKHGIKNFYDINYGICHQVMIEEGHAKKGMLIVGTDSHTTSYGALGSFSTGIGATEMAAVWATGKIWLKVPETIKFDIVGNLPKAVFSKDIILHIIGKMGCEGANYKACEFYGIIEDMPLADKITIANMSMEMGAKVALFGGDKNDVFEKEIEIDVTDLSPQIACPHSVDNVKSVEEVEGKEIHQAVLGSCTNGRIEDLRTAAKILKGKKIAKNVRMLVFPASMKIYNQAIKEGLISIFIEAGAVIMNPGCGPCLGAHEGILASGEIAITTTNRNFQGRMGAKDSEIYLASPATVAASAIEGKIADPRRFI, translated from the coding sequence ATGACACTATCTGAAAAAATATTATCTGAAAAATGCGGGGAAAAAGTTGAGGCAGGAGAAATAATTGAGGCAAGAGTTGATAAGGCAATGAGCCATGATAATGCGGCGCTTGTAATAAAAAGTTTTAAAGAAATGGCAGAAAAACCATGGGATGTGGATAGAATAGTTATTATACTTGACCATCGAGTGCCAGCAAACACAATAAAGACAGCAGAAAACCACAAACAGATAAGAGAGTTTGTTAAAAAGCATGGAATAAAAAATTTCTATGATATAAATTATGGAATATGCCACCAGGTAATGATTGAGGAAGGACATGCAAAGAAAGGGATGCTTATAGTTGGAACAGATAGCCATACAACAAGTTATGGAGCATTGGGGTCATTTTCAACTGGAATAGGAGCAACTGAAATGGCTGCTGTATGGGCAACAGGAAAAATATGGCTGAAAGTTCCAGAAACAATAAAATTTGATATAGTTGGAAATTTGCCAAAAGCAGTTTTTTCAAAGGATATAATTCTGCATATAATAGGGAAAATGGGATGTGAGGGAGCAAATTATAAAGCATGCGAATTTTATGGAATAATTGAAGATATGCCCCTCGCAGATAAAATAACAATTGCAAATATGTCAATGGAAATGGGTGCAAAAGTTGCTCTTTTTGGAGGAGATAAAAACGATGTATTTGAAAAAGAAATAGAAATAGATGTTACAGATTTAAGTCCTCAAATTGCATGCCCTCATAGTGTCGATAATGTAAAAAGTGTTGAAGAAGTTGAAGGAAAAGAAATACACCAGGCAGTGCTAGGCTCATGCACAAACGGGAGGATAGAGGATTTAAGAACGGCAGCAAAGATATTGAAAGGAAAAAAAATAGCAAAGAATGTAAGAATGCTTGTATTTCCTGCATCAATGAAGATATACAATCAGGCAATAAAAGAAGGATTAATCTCCATATTTATAGAGGCGGGAGCGGTAATTATGAATCCTGGATGCGGCCCCTGCCTGGGGGCACACGAGGGAATTCTTGCGAGCGGGGAAATTGCAATAACAACGACAAACAGGAATTTCCAGGGGAGAATGGGGGCAAAGGACTCTGAGATATATCTTGCATCCCCTGCAACTGTGGCTGCGAGTGCAATAGAAGGAAAAATAGCAGACCCGAGAAGATTTATCTGA
- the rnz gene encoding ribonuclease Z yields MQLYIYFLGTGGSWPTIQRNVSSIAIKRGGEIILFDCGEGTQRQLQKSEISYMQIKKIFITHFHGDHILGLPGLIQTFQLNDRKEDLYIYGPKGIDKVVNDVIHLGYFKPSYNIYPQELKENDCVEFDGYKIKCIFVEHNVPTLAYCLEEDMRPGKFNKEKALSLGIPEGHLFRELQKGKIIEINGRKITPDMVLGEPRPGRKIVISGDTMPCNKLINFAKRSDVLIHDATFSSDMEEKAREYFHSTAMQAANIAKEACVEKLILTHISPRYKNAKSLEEEARKIFPNSYLANDFMKVEVKLKK; encoded by the coding sequence ATGCAGCTCTATATATATTTTCTGGGGACAGGAGGAAGCTGGCCAACAATTCAGAGGAATGTATCTTCAATAGCAATAAAAAGAGGGGGAGAAATAATTCTTTTTGATTGCGGAGAAGGAACACAAAGACAGCTTCAAAAATCTGAAATAAGTTATATGCAGATAAAAAAAATATTTATAACACATTTCCATGGCGACCATATCCTTGGTCTGCCTGGATTAATTCAAACATTTCAGCTGAATGATAGGAAAGAAGATTTGTATATATACGGGCCAAAAGGGATAGATAAAGTTGTTAATGATGTTATTCATCTTGGCTATTTTAAGCCATCTTATAATATATACCCCCAAGAATTGAAAGAGAATGACTGCGTTGAATTTGATGGATATAAAATAAAGTGCATTTTTGTAGAGCACAATGTTCCAACCCTTGCATATTGTTTGGAAGAGGATATGAGACCAGGAAAATTTAATAAAGAAAAAGCTCTCTCGCTTGGCATTCCAGAAGGTCATCTTTTCAGAGAGCTACAGAAGGGAAAAATTATAGAAATAAACGGGAGGAAAATAACCCCTGATATGGTTCTTGGCGAGCCACGTCCTGGAAGAAAAATAGTTATATCTGGAGATACAATGCCTTGCAACAAACTCATAAATTTTGCAAAAAGAAGCGATGTGTTAATACATGATGCAACCTTTTCATCAGATATGGAAGAAAAAGCAAGAGAATATTTCCACTCCACCGCCATGCAGGCGGCAAATATAGCGAAGGAAGCATGCGTAGAAAAATTAATTTTAACCCATATAAGCCCGAGGTACAAAAATGCAAAATCCCTTGAGGAGGAGGCAAGGAAAATATTTCCAAACTCATATTTGGCAAATGATTTCATGAAGGTTGAGGTTAAATTGAAGAAATAA
- a CDS encoding carboxymuconolactone decarboxylase family protein, whose protein sequence is MGKFREIVESYKEAKKDLIRNEPETMKNYQKFVDSVLKDAQLSTKTKELIALGIAIAKRCDYCIGIHVEKALKAGATKEEIIEASLVAVLMEGGPAMTYFTEVKKALEEFC, encoded by the coding sequence ATGGGAAAATTTAGAGAAATTGTTGAAAGTTATAAAGAGGCAAAAAAAGATTTGATAAGGAATGAGCCAGAAACAATGAAAAATTACCAGAAATTTGTTGATTCGGTTCTTAAAGATGCTCAATTAAGCACAAAAACAAAAGAGTTAATTGCCCTTGGGATAGCAATTGCAAAAAGATGCGATTACTGCATTGGCATACATGTTGAAAAAGCATTGAAGGCGGGAGCAACAAAAGAGGAAATTATTGAAGCATCTCTTGTTGCAGTGCTCATGGAAGGAGGACCAGCGATGACATACTTTACTGAAGTTAAGAAAGCTTTGGAAGAGTTTTGCTGA